GAGAACCACGGAGGGGCGAACGCGCACCGTGGGAACGTCGGCCGGCCCGTCGCGCAGCCCCAGCAATCGCGCGGTGAGCTGCTCGAACTCGGTATCGCTCAGGCCCTTGAATGTCTTTCCCACCTCGGTGAAATCGCCGTTGTCGTCGCGCACGGCCAGGTGGTAGTTGCTCAGCCAGCCGTTGCGCCGCCCATAGCCCCAGTCAGCGGCCACCACGACCACGTCGAGGGTATGCACCTTCTTGATCTTGAGCCAGGCGCGTCCGCGCACGCCGGGGCTGTAGGGGCTGGTGGGGTTCTTGGCCATCACGCCTTCGTAGCCGCGGTCGATGGCGTCAAGGGTGAAGGCGGTGGCGGCCGCGTCGTCGCTGGTCTCGAGGCGCGGCACCAGCACCACCGATGGGGTGGGTGAGAGAGCCGCCACAAGCCGCGACCACCGCTCACACTGGGGTGTGTCGAGCAACGGTTCGCCGTGCATCGCGAGCAGGTCGAACAGATACACGCGGGTGCCGATCTCGGCGGCCCGCTCGTCGACGTCGTGCACGCGCCGAAAGCGTCGCATGAGGTCTTGGAAGGGCAGGGGGCGACCGCTTCGATCGACGGGCACCACCTCGCCCTCGAGAATCGCATCGTTGAGAGGAAGGGCTTCGCGCACGGCGGCGCACACATCGGGCAGGCTCTCGGTGACCTCGCTGAGACGTCGGGTGAAGAGGCGTACCTTGCCATCGTGGATGTGGATCTGCAAGCGGGCGCCATCGAGCTTGTGCTCGAACACGGCGTGCCCGCCGCACAGTGCCAGCGCCTCGGTAGCGGTCTCCGCCTTCTGGGCGAGCATGGGGGCCAGCGGCCGGAACGGCTCGAGGCGAACGCCATCGAGACCCGCGGCCCCATCCGTGCAGGCGATCTCCACCACGCGTGATGCGTCGCCCAGCAGCATCTTCGCCCGGGTGACGCTGGCCTGCCCGATGCCGGGGCGTCGCGCGACGGCTTCGAGCACCACGCCTTCGTCGGCGCCCTGACGCATGTCGCCCAGAACGATGCGCACGATGACCTCGAGCTCGTCTGCCGTGGCGCGGGCCAGCAGGTCGACCAGCAGGGCCTCTCGTCTGGCGGCCGCCCCTTTGCCGCGTATCTCAGCCAGGGAGATCAGGGCGTCGCTGACTTCCTGCAGCGTCAGCGTGGCGCTCTCGGGGAAGATGTGACCGCCTTCCGCGGCGAGCAGGGCCCGTGCCGCCACACCCGCGTCTTCGGTGATGCCGCGTTGTGCAGAGGCTTCTGCAGACGGTTTCGCGCCCGACGCTGAGGGCGTGTTGCGGTGCGCCAGTGCGCGCACCGCGCGCCACAGCGTGGCGCCGCTCACCTCGAGCGTGCGCGGGTCGCCCTTCGGGAGCGCGCGCCCCAGCAGCAGCAACGTGGCGGCGCGTACCTCGCTCGTGGCCAGGTGCGCGAGGAACACTCCGATGCGCTCCATGGCCGCCAGTCGCTTCGAGGTCTGGCGCAGAGTGAGCGACAGGCCGGCGAGTTCCGCGAATGGGGTGGGCACTATTTCGGTGAAGGTGTCGACGCGGGTGCCGGTTTCGACGCGGGTGCCGGGGTCGACGCGGGCTCGGTCTTTGCCGGCGCCTCTGTGGGCGCCGCGGGAGAAGCGGGACCTGTACCGCGCGCAGCGGGGGCGCCAGGCGCGTTCGATGGCGTGCCAGGATGCGTCGGAATCGGAGAGGCCCCCTGCACCTCGGTAGGCGGCGCCGGGATGCGCAGCGGTGGCCGCGGAGGCACTGCCGTTCCGGCCCCCGGCACATCGGGCAGGGGGGCGCCGATGGCGCGGAGCATGGCGGCGCGCGCCTGGTCTACGGCCGACTCGGCGTTCACCTGGTTGGTCTCGGCGGTGACGGTGGCCTGCTCGGCGTCGAGCACATCGAGGAACGTGCCGAGCCCGGCCTTGTAGCGGCCGTTGATGAGCCGCAGGCTCTCTTGGGCGCTCATCACCTCTGCGCCAGCAGTGATGAGCCGCTGCTCGGCGGTCTTCAGGTTGAGGAAGGCCTGCGCCACGTCAGACAGGGCGTTCTGACGTGCCGCGACCAGCTGCGCCTCGGTGCTGAGCTGGTTCGCCTGGGCCTCGCGCACACGGCCCAGGGTGAAGCCCCCGTCGTATAGCGCCCACGTGACCTGCAACCCGACGTTGAAGGTGTAGCCGTCGAAGGTGGTCAGGGGCGTGTTTCCTCGCGTGAAGTAGCTGCTGGTGGCGGCCAGCGAT
This genomic interval from Pseudomonadota bacterium contains the following:
- a CDS encoding ATP-dependent DNA ligase — translated: MERAWRPRCARYRSRFSRGAHRGAGKDRARVDPGTRVETGTRVDTFTEIVPTPFAELAGLSLTLRQTSKRLAAMERIGVFLAHLATSEVRAATLLLLGRALPKGDPRTLEVSGATLWRAVRALAHRNTPSASGAKPSAEASAQRGITEDAGVAARALLAAEGGHIFPESATLTLQEVSDALISLAEIRGKGAAARREALLVDLLARATADELEVIVRIVLGDMRQGADEGVVLEAVARRPGIGQASVTRAKMLLGDASRVVEIACTDGAAGLDGVRLEPFRPLAPMLAQKAETATEALALCGGHAVFEHKLDGARLQIHIHDGKVRLFTRRLSEVTESLPDVCAAVREALPLNDAILEGEVVPVDRSGRPLPFQDLMRRFRRVHDVDERAAEIGTRVYLFDLLAMHGEPLLDTPQCERWSRLVAALSPTPSVVLVPRLETSDDAAATAFTLDAIDRGYEGVMAKNPTSPYSPGVRGRAWLKIKKVHTLDVVVVAADWGYGRRNGWLSNYHLAVRDDNGDFTEVGKTFKGLSDTEFEQLTARLLGLRDGPADVPTVRVRPSVVLEVAFSDVQASPTYPCGYALRFARVVRIRDDKSADEIDTVARVREQFERQQSAAF